Proteins encoded within one genomic window of Scheffersomyces stipitis CBS 6054 chromosome 3, complete sequence:
- a CDS encoding predicted protein produces the protein MSLIPTAVYSAADLEQPHEFHPGDGDHTTDGQTTQISEVVIKAGGEDRDKPSEARDTPLGHLRAQLTTLQDQINVFLTERMKSEKSAITGKEEDDIERRILDDGVDEDEED, from the coding sequence ATGAGTTTGATTCCAACTGCTGTGTACTCGGCAGCAGACTTGGAGCAGCCACACGAGTTCCATCCTGGAGATGGAGATCATACGACAGACGGGCAGACTACGCAGATCTCCGAAGTTGTCATAAAAGCTGGAGGAGAAGACAGAGACAAGCCAAGTGAAGCCAGAGATACTCCCTTGGGACATTTAAGGGCTCAGTTGACAACTCTTCAGGATCAGATCAATGTTTTTCTTACTGAAAGAATGAAGCTGGAGAAGCTGGCCATAACTGGCAAAGAGGAGGATGATATTGAGAGACGAATTCTTGATGATGGTGTGGACGAAGATGAGGAAGATTAA
- the FRK26.2 gene encoding 6-phosphofructo-2-kinase (go_function catalytic activity; ATP binding~go_process metabolism; fructose 2,6-bisphosphate metabolism) encodes MSDNAIHSDDESELFNGFGSAPISRTASQRRTTKRWSFHNNDKPNLVDMDSDIAQLHRRLSDITGEDGVHKDASSSVIGGGQLYSTESGRLFHAGKICIALAGLPGRGKTHLSVSLTRYLRWLGVKTHSFHLGNYRRASAEDDVTHDLFVPSPNSKRANEIRNKIVDECLNDMLNFFKNDKGQVAIYDAVNALPEYRLALQKKFTDMNIQVLFIESLVTDDAIIMKNMEEAARSSPDYVNWDYDKAYKDYSGRINALAPYYQNMGEKDATLSYIKFINFGERIELHNSNYGYLINKVVFYLMNSRIKSGSVFFARCYKNSLDYTKDPPLDDAGKKYAFNLTKSLIEHVKKNGRSYFQDEEDKENPDLARLRPAVLKRQLSVDERQPAAGVDGIDQDSLVVWTSVKQRTIETTQYFADRNVKIRHRIQLSQKNPGVVANMTEDEVSAKYPDEYEQYIKDPYHYRFSRAESYHDLAIKIEPLILEMERMSGDILIIADDTILKVFYGYLMSCICYDIPYLNFPTDDIIEIKFNAYSNTAERIPIKDYTA; translated from the coding sequence ATGTCTGATAACGCTATCCATTCTGACGACGAGAGCGAGCTCTTCAACGGGTTTGGCTCTGCGCCCATTTCTCGAACGGCTTCGCAGCGAAGAACCACCAAGAGATGGTCATTCCACAACAACGACAAACCCAACTTGGTCGACATGGACTCCGACATCGCCCAGCTTCACCGTCGACTCAGCGACATCACTGGCGAAGATGGTGTCCACAAAGATGCGCTGTCTTCAGTTATCGGTGGAGGCCAGTTGTACTCCACGGAGTCTGGCCGGTTGTTCCATGCCGGCAAGATCTGTATCGCTTTGGCAGGTTTGCCCGGCCGAGGCAAAACCCACTTGTCGGTATCGTTGACAAGATACTTAAGATGGCTTGGAGTCAAGACTCATTCGTTCCACTTGGGAAATTACCGTAGAGCCAGTGCCGAGGATGATGTGACGCATGATCTTTTTGTTCCGTCACCAAACAGCAAGCGTGCGAATGAAATCCGAAACAAGATTGTAGACGAGTGCCTCAACGACatgttgaacttcttcaaaaacgACAAGGGTCAAGTGGCCATATACGATGCTGTCAACGCCTTGCCGGAGTACAGACTTGCgttgcagaagaaattcACTGATATGAACATCCAGGTGTTGTTCATCGAGAGCTTGGTCACAGACGATGCCATCATCATGAAGAACATGGAGGAGGCAGCACGTTCATCACCTGACTATGTCAACTGGGACTATGACAAGGCCTATAAGGACTACAGTGGGCGGATCAACGCTTTGGCGCCCTATTACCAGAATATGGGCGAGAAGGATGCGACATTGTCTTATatcaagttcatcaactttGGTGAGCGAATCGAGTTGCACAACTCGAATTACGGCTACTTGATCAATAAGGTTGTGTTCTACTTAATGAACTCACGAATCAAGCTGGGGTCGGTTTTCTTTGCTCGGTGCTACAAGAACCTGTTGGATTACACTAAGGATCCTCCATTGGACGATGCAGGAAAGAAGTACgccttcaacttgaccaagtcgttgatcGAACAcgtcaagaagaacggCAGATCATACTTTCAAGACGAGGAAGACAAGGAAAACCCAGATCTAGCTCGTTTGAGACCAGCAGTTTTGAAACGGCAACTCTCCGTAGACGAAAGACAGCCTGCAGCTGGTGTAGACGGAATCGACCAGGACTCGCTTGTAGTATGGACTTCTGTGAAACAAAGAACTATTGAAACAACACAGTACTTCGCTGACAGAAATGTGAAAATCAGACACAGAATCCAATTGTCTCAAAAAAATCCTGGTGTAGTAGCAAATATGACCGAGGACGAAGTCCTGGCTAAGTATCCTGATGAATACGAACAGTATATCAAGGATCCTTATCACTACCGATTCTCGCGTGCTGAGTCCTACCACGACTTGGCCATCAAGATTGAGccgttgatcttggaaatgGAACGCATGAGCGGCGATATCTTGATCATCGCTGACGACACAATTCTCAAGGTCTTCTACGGTTACTTGATGTCTTGCATCTGCTACGATATACCTTACTTGAACTTCCCTACAGACGATATCATTGAGATCAAATTCAATGCTTACTCCAACACCGCTGAAAGGATCCCCATCAAGGACTACACTGCATGA